From Bosea sp. NBC_00550, the proteins below share one genomic window:
- a CDS encoding extracellular solute-binding protein yields MTYPTRRTVMAGAAGLAALKAGGALAQSAPVALNIIDVAGNLQLTQAAIEKFAKDNPKLISRLNFSRAPSPELPAKLKAQQQANRVDIDLVLTGPGAMSDGIQQGLWVDVWKSHAKDLPKPEEVYHEQALMMQRNFGQNEGVAVVYSPSGPLFEYAPERLKSVPKTAEDLLAYVKQNPKRFTYARPVNSGPGWTWLMGLPYILGDADPTDPIKGWDKSWAYLKELGTGVDYYPGGTAATMKELGEGTRDVIVSTLGWDINPRVLGIVPKEAKVFVLANTHWIPDTQFMCIPRGVGADKMPALVALMAHMLKPEAQAVTYDKGYFYPGPAVKGVTLAMAPQESRDILAEYGRPEYDGLITSLPTRPPLTPERLVAAFRRWDQEIGVGHGAPQ; encoded by the coding sequence ATGACTTATCCGACACGCCGTACCGTCATGGCCGGAGCAGCCGGCCTCGCCGCCTTGAAAGCCGGCGGAGCGCTGGCGCAGAGCGCCCCCGTGGCACTCAACATTATCGACGTAGCCGGCAACCTGCAGCTGACGCAGGCGGCCATCGAGAAGTTCGCCAAGGACAATCCGAAGCTGATCTCGCGGCTGAACTTCTCGCGCGCGCCTTCGCCCGAGCTGCCGGCCAAGCTCAAGGCACAGCAGCAGGCCAACCGCGTCGATATCGACCTCGTGCTCACCGGCCCCGGCGCCATGTCGGACGGCATCCAGCAGGGGCTCTGGGTCGACGTGTGGAAGTCCCACGCCAAGGACCTGCCGAAGCCGGAGGAGGTCTATCACGAGCAGGCGCTGATGATGCAGCGCAACTTCGGCCAGAACGAAGGCGTCGCCGTCGTGTATTCCCCGTCGGGCCCGCTCTTCGAATATGCGCCCGAGCGCCTCAAGAGCGTGCCGAAGACGGCCGAGGACCTGCTCGCCTATGTCAAGCAGAACCCGAAGCGCTTCACCTATGCCCGCCCCGTCAATTCAGGCCCCGGCTGGACCTGGCTCATGGGCCTGCCCTACATCCTCGGCGATGCCGACCCGACCGACCCGATCAAGGGCTGGGACAAGAGCTGGGCCTATCTCAAGGAGCTCGGCACCGGCGTCGACTACTATCCGGGCGGCACCGCCGCGACGATGAAGGAGCTCGGCGAAGGCACGCGCGACGTCATCGTCTCGACCTTAGGCTGGGACATCAATCCCCGCGTCCTCGGCATCGTGCCGAAGGAGGCCAAGGTCTTCGTCCTCGCCAACACGCACTGGATTCCCGACACCCAGTTCATGTGCATCCCCAGGGGCGTGGGAGCCGACAAGATGCCGGCCCTCGTCGCGCTGATGGCCCATATGCTCAAGCCCGAGGCACAGGCCGTGACCTACGACAAGGGCTATTTCTATCCGGGCCCGGCCGTGAAGGGCGTGACGCTCGCCATGGCGCCGCAGGAGAGCCGCGACATCCTCGCCGAATATGGCCGGCCGGAATATGATGGGCTGATCACCAGCCTGCCGACCCGCCCGCCGCTGACGCCCGAGCGCCTCGTCGCCGCCTTCCGGCGCTGGGACCAGGAGATCGGCGTCGGCCACGGAGCTCCCCAGTAG